A portion of the Carya illinoinensis cultivar Pawnee chromosome 11, C.illinoinensisPawnee_v1, whole genome shotgun sequence genome contains these proteins:
- the LOC122281514 gene encoding protein FAR1-RELATED SEQUENCE 4-like isoform X4: MDKGDDGRPPRPTTSMPLIQGYYGPVNPYYPPFMMPQNTYPFPWGSQHPLMPPLGPPLPYHALNNPEELRKFQETGQHPLMPPVQPTLPYPLLIPPLGPTLPYPLSSNPEELRRSQETSQHPSMPPLGPTLPYPPSSNPEELRRFQETGKHMSMPPLGPTLPNPSSSNLEKLKKFQEASQHPLIPSGGPTVPYTLSSNPEELKRFQETKQHPLVPPLGPTLSYHSSSNSETFRKSEETTKSVSDSSTMPNSAESETNVGEDKETTSDVRKESEGTNDVSNEDERVEIPKFGMKFTTEKELLPYYKQYVKQADKGGGETFSDSIDCRKFIDKVEHLRLGKGGGKALTDYFDRMRKMNDGFVSDMDMNDEIRVKNVFWADARSRAAYESFGDVITFDTTYLTNRYGTPFVLFLGVNHHGQSILLGTGLISSADTSTFVWLFRAWLKCMNGQAPKAIITNQDWAMKSAISTVFPDTRHRYCLWHIMQKLKEKLGSHTQFNTGLKTSIQSALYDSQTCGEFEDKWGQLLDMYNLRSNAWLQGLYNERTLWVPVYLKNVFWADMSITKRSESMHAFFEGFVHSGTTLKELVNQFDNALRNKVKVEVTADFNSINQTIPCISPFGIEKQFQMIYTNAKFKEVQEEVLGLILCNCTLVNTKGYVSTFDVLDQISIDEGHVKNVHYSVYYNEEECEFKCMCALFEMRGIFCRHAFAVCRMKKINALPEKYILDRWRKDLKRRYTLVKSSYDDLQGNADARRYEVVVKRCLKLARRVSQSDELYNAFLRLLDEFEHKLGGLTFESRPNSTNVEEKVVAEKGKKILNPHVVWGKGGTPTKRKVPVVEKVATKREKTDLQENL; this comes from the exons ATGGACAAAGGGGATGATGGAAGGCCACCTAGGCCTACTACATCGATGCCATTGATCCAG GGATATTACGGTCCTGTAAATCCATATTACCCGCCATTTATGATGCCTCAAAATACATATCCGTTCCCTTGGGGTAGCCAG CATCCGTTGATGCCACCTCTTGGACCACCTCTACCTTACCATGCGTTGAATAATCCTGAGGAGTTGAGAAAATTTCAAGAGACTGGCCAg CATCCGTTGATGCCACCTGTTCAACCGACTCTACCCTACCCTTTGTTGATACCACCTCTTGGACCAACTTTACCCTACCCTCTATCGAGTAATCCGGAGGAGTTAAGAAGATCTCAAGAGACTAGCCag CATCCATCGATGCCACCTCTTGGACCAACTCTACCCTACCCTCCATCGAGTAATCCGGAGGAATTAAGAAGATTTCAAGAGACCGGCAAG CATATGTCGATGCCACCTCTTGGACCAACTCTACCCAACCCTTCGTCAAGTAATctagaaaagttaaaaaagtttcAAGAGGCTAGCCAG CATCCATTGATTCCATCTGGTGGACCAACTGTACCTTATACTTTGTCGAGTAATCCAGAGGAGTTAAAAAGATTTCAAGAGACTAAGCAG CATCCGTTGGTACCACCTCTTGGACCAACTCTTTCCTACCATTCGTCGAGTAATTCGGAAACATTTAGAAAATCTGAAGAGACCACAAAAAGCGTAAGTGATTCGTCCACCATGCCTAATAGTGCAGAAAGTGAGACAAATGTTGGAG AGGATAAAGAAACAACATCCGACGTACGTAAAGAGTCAGAGGGGACTAATGATGTATCTAATGAGGATGAACGAGTTGAAATACCAAAGTTTGGTATGAAGTTTACCACTGAGAAAGAGCTTCTACCTTATTACAAACAATATGTCAAGCAAGCAGATAAAGGAGGTGGCGAAACATTTAGTGACTCAATTGATTGTCGGAAATTTATAGACAAAGTTGAACACTTAAGACTTGGTAAAGGAGGTGGCAAAGCACTTACTGACTACTTTGATAGAATGAGGAAGATGAATGATGGCTTTGTTTCTGATATGGATATGAATGACGAGATCAGAgtaaaaaatgtgttttgggcTGACGCACGTAGTCGAGCGGCATATGAATCTTTTGGCGATGTTATCACTTTCGATACGACGTACCTAACAAATAGGTACGGTACcccttttgttctttttttgggTGTAAATCATCATGGGCAATCTATACTATTAGGGACTGGCTTGATTTCAAGTGCGGACACAAGTACATTTGTTTGGTTGTTTCGAGCATGGTTAAAGTGCATGAATGGTCAGGCTCCCAAAGCCATAATAACAAATCAAGATTGGGCAATGAAGAGTGCTATTTCTACAGTATTTCCAGATACTCGTCATAGATATTGTCTCTGGCACATCATGCAAAAGCTGAAAGAAAAATTGGGATCTCATACCCAATTCAACACAGGGTTGAAGACTTCTATTCAGAGTGCTCTATATGACTCACAAACTTGTGGGGAGTTTGAGGACAAGTGGGGGCAACTACTTGATATGTACAATCTTCGTTCTAATGCATGGCTGCAAGGTTTGTACAACGAGAGGACTTTATGGGTACCAGTTTacttgaaaaatgtattttgggCCGATATGAGTATTACAAAACGGTCTGAAAGCATGCATGCTTTTTTCGAAGGGTTTGTGCATTCTGGTACAACGTTGAAGGAGCTTGTAAATCAATTTGACAATGCTCTAAGGAATAAGGTGAAGGTTGAGGTGACAGCTGATTTCAATTCCATCAACCAAACAATTCCTTGCATATCCCCGTTTGGCATTGAGAAGCAGTTtcaaatgatttatacaaatgCAAAGTTTAAGGAGGTCCAAGAAGAGGTGCTGGGGTTGATTTTATGTAATTGCACACTTGTTAACACTAAAGGTTATGTTTCTACATTTGATGTTTTGGATCAAATTTCCATTGATGAAGGCCATGTCAAAAATGTGCATTATTCAGTTTACTACAATGAAGAGGAATGCGAATTTAAATGCATGTGTGCATTGTTTGAAATGAGAGGAATTTTCTGTAGGCATGCATTTGCTGTATGTCGTATGAAGAAAATTAATGCATTGccggaaaaatatattttggatcgATGGAGAAAGGATTTAAAGAGGAGATACACATTGGTTAAAAGTAGCTATGATGACTTGCAGGGCAATGCCGATGCACGGAGGTATGAGGTTGTAGTGAAAAGATGTTTGAAATTAGCAAGGCGTGTATCCCAAAGTGATGAGCTTTACAATGCTTTTTTACGCCTGTTAGATGAATTTGAGCATAAACTTGGAGGCTTAACATTTGAGTCAAGACCCAACTCAACCAATGTTGAAGAAAAAGTGGTTGCGGAGAAAGGTAAAAAGATATTAAACCCACATGTTGTCTGGGGGAAAGGGGGAACCCCAACGAAAAGGAAGGTTCCAGTTGTAGAAAAGGTCGCAACCAAGAGAGAGAAAACag ACTTGCAGGAAAATCTTTGA
- the LOC122281514 gene encoding protein FAR1-RELATED SEQUENCE 4-like isoform X2, producing MDKGDDGRPPRPTTSMPLIQGYYGPVNPYYPPFMMPQNTYPFPWGSQHPLMPPLGPPLPYHALNNPEELRKFQETGQHPLMPPVQPTLPYPLLIPPLGPTLPYPLSSNPEELRRSQETSQHPSMPPLGPTLPYPPSSNPEELRRFQETGKHMSMPPLGPTLPNPSSSNLEKLKKFQEASQHPLIPSGGPTVPYTLSSNPEELKRFQETKQHPLVPPLGPTLSYHSSSNSETFRKSEETTKSVSDSSTMPNSAESETNVGGTSHTTGQSYEINKDKETTSDVRKESEGTNDVSNEDERVEIPKFGMKFTTEKELLPYYKQYVKQADKGGGETFSDSIDCRKFIDKVEHLRLGKGGGKALTDYFDRMRKMNDGFVSDMDMNDEIRVKNVFWADARSRAAYESFGDVITFDTTYLTNRYGTPFVLFLGVNHHGQSILLGTGLISSADTSTFVWLFRAWLKCMNGQAPKAIITNQDWAMKSAISTVFPDTRHRYCLWHIMQKLKEKLGSHTQFNTGLKTSIQSALYDSQTCGEFEDKWGQLLDMYNLRSNAWLQGLYNERTLWVPVYLKNVFWADMSITKRSESMHAFFEGFVHSGTTLKELVNQFDNALRNKVKVEVTADFNSINQTIPCISPFGIEKQFQMIYTNAKFKEVQEEVLGLILCNCTLVNTKGYVSTFDVLDQISIDEGHVKNVHYSVYYNEEECEFKCMCALFEMRGIFCRHAFAVCRMKKINALPEKYILDRWRKDLKRRYTLVKSSYDDLQGNADARRYEVVVKRCLKLARRVSQSDELYNAFLRLLDEFEHKLGGLTFESRPNSTNVEEKVVAEKGKKILNPHVVWGKGGTPTKRKVPVVEKVATKREKTDLQENL from the exons ATGGACAAAGGGGATGATGGAAGGCCACCTAGGCCTACTACATCGATGCCATTGATCCAG GGATATTACGGTCCTGTAAATCCATATTACCCGCCATTTATGATGCCTCAAAATACATATCCGTTCCCTTGGGGTAGCCAG CATCCGTTGATGCCACCTCTTGGACCACCTCTACCTTACCATGCGTTGAATAATCCTGAGGAGTTGAGAAAATTTCAAGAGACTGGCCAg CATCCGTTGATGCCACCTGTTCAACCGACTCTACCCTACCCTTTGTTGATACCACCTCTTGGACCAACTTTACCCTACCCTCTATCGAGTAATCCGGAGGAGTTAAGAAGATCTCAAGAGACTAGCCag CATCCATCGATGCCACCTCTTGGACCAACTCTACCCTACCCTCCATCGAGTAATCCGGAGGAATTAAGAAGATTTCAAGAGACCGGCAAG CATATGTCGATGCCACCTCTTGGACCAACTCTACCCAACCCTTCGTCAAGTAATctagaaaagttaaaaaagtttcAAGAGGCTAGCCAG CATCCATTGATTCCATCTGGTGGACCAACTGTACCTTATACTTTGTCGAGTAATCCAGAGGAGTTAAAAAGATTTCAAGAGACTAAGCAG CATCCGTTGGTACCACCTCTTGGACCAACTCTTTCCTACCATTCGTCGAGTAATTCGGAAACATTTAGAAAATCTGAAGAGACCACAAAAAGCGTAAGTGATTCGTCCACCATGCCTAATAGTGCAGAAAGTGAGACAAATGTTGGAGGTACATCACACACGACTGGTCAAAGCTATGAGATTAATA AGGATAAAGAAACAACATCCGACGTACGTAAAGAGTCAGAGGGGACTAATGATGTATCTAATGAGGATGAACGAGTTGAAATACCAAAGTTTGGTATGAAGTTTACCACTGAGAAAGAGCTTCTACCTTATTACAAACAATATGTCAAGCAAGCAGATAAAGGAGGTGGCGAAACATTTAGTGACTCAATTGATTGTCGGAAATTTATAGACAAAGTTGAACACTTAAGACTTGGTAAAGGAGGTGGCAAAGCACTTACTGACTACTTTGATAGAATGAGGAAGATGAATGATGGCTTTGTTTCTGATATGGATATGAATGACGAGATCAGAgtaaaaaatgtgttttgggcTGACGCACGTAGTCGAGCGGCATATGAATCTTTTGGCGATGTTATCACTTTCGATACGACGTACCTAACAAATAGGTACGGTACcccttttgttctttttttgggTGTAAATCATCATGGGCAATCTATACTATTAGGGACTGGCTTGATTTCAAGTGCGGACACAAGTACATTTGTTTGGTTGTTTCGAGCATGGTTAAAGTGCATGAATGGTCAGGCTCCCAAAGCCATAATAACAAATCAAGATTGGGCAATGAAGAGTGCTATTTCTACAGTATTTCCAGATACTCGTCATAGATATTGTCTCTGGCACATCATGCAAAAGCTGAAAGAAAAATTGGGATCTCATACCCAATTCAACACAGGGTTGAAGACTTCTATTCAGAGTGCTCTATATGACTCACAAACTTGTGGGGAGTTTGAGGACAAGTGGGGGCAACTACTTGATATGTACAATCTTCGTTCTAATGCATGGCTGCAAGGTTTGTACAACGAGAGGACTTTATGGGTACCAGTTTacttgaaaaatgtattttgggCCGATATGAGTATTACAAAACGGTCTGAAAGCATGCATGCTTTTTTCGAAGGGTTTGTGCATTCTGGTACAACGTTGAAGGAGCTTGTAAATCAATTTGACAATGCTCTAAGGAATAAGGTGAAGGTTGAGGTGACAGCTGATTTCAATTCCATCAACCAAACAATTCCTTGCATATCCCCGTTTGGCATTGAGAAGCAGTTtcaaatgatttatacaaatgCAAAGTTTAAGGAGGTCCAAGAAGAGGTGCTGGGGTTGATTTTATGTAATTGCACACTTGTTAACACTAAAGGTTATGTTTCTACATTTGATGTTTTGGATCAAATTTCCATTGATGAAGGCCATGTCAAAAATGTGCATTATTCAGTTTACTACAATGAAGAGGAATGCGAATTTAAATGCATGTGTGCATTGTTTGAAATGAGAGGAATTTTCTGTAGGCATGCATTTGCTGTATGTCGTATGAAGAAAATTAATGCATTGccggaaaaatatattttggatcgATGGAGAAAGGATTTAAAGAGGAGATACACATTGGTTAAAAGTAGCTATGATGACTTGCAGGGCAATGCCGATGCACGGAGGTATGAGGTTGTAGTGAAAAGATGTTTGAAATTAGCAAGGCGTGTATCCCAAAGTGATGAGCTTTACAATGCTTTTTTACGCCTGTTAGATGAATTTGAGCATAAACTTGGAGGCTTAACATTTGAGTCAAGACCCAACTCAACCAATGTTGAAGAAAAAGTGGTTGCGGAGAAAGGTAAAAAGATATTAAACCCACATGTTGTCTGGGGGAAAGGGGGAACCCCAACGAAAAGGAAGGTTCCAGTTGTAGAAAAGGTCGCAACCAAGAGAGAGAAAACag ACTTGCAGGAAAATCTTTGA
- the LOC122281514 gene encoding protein FAR1-RELATED SEQUENCE 4-like isoform X1 has protein sequence MDKGDDGRPPRPTTSMPLIQGYYGPVNPYYPPFMMPQNTYPFPWGSQHPLMPPLGPPLPYHALNNPEELRKFQETGQHPLMPPVQPTLPYPLLIPPLGPTLPYPLSSNPEELRRSQETSQHPSMPPLGPTLPYPPSSNPEELRRFQETGKHMSMPPLGPTLPNPSSSNLEKLKKFQEASQHPLIPSGGPTVPYTLSSNPEELKRFQETKQHPLVPPLGPTLSYHSSSNSETFRKSEETTKSVSDSSTMPNSAESETNVGGTSHTTGQSYEINSEDKETTSDVRKESEGTNDVSNEDERVEIPKFGMKFTTEKELLPYYKQYVKQADKGGGETFSDSIDCRKFIDKVEHLRLGKGGGKALTDYFDRMRKMNDGFVSDMDMNDEIRVKNVFWADARSRAAYESFGDVITFDTTYLTNRYGTPFVLFLGVNHHGQSILLGTGLISSADTSTFVWLFRAWLKCMNGQAPKAIITNQDWAMKSAISTVFPDTRHRYCLWHIMQKLKEKLGSHTQFNTGLKTSIQSALYDSQTCGEFEDKWGQLLDMYNLRSNAWLQGLYNERTLWVPVYLKNVFWADMSITKRSESMHAFFEGFVHSGTTLKELVNQFDNALRNKVKVEVTADFNSINQTIPCISPFGIEKQFQMIYTNAKFKEVQEEVLGLILCNCTLVNTKGYVSTFDVLDQISIDEGHVKNVHYSVYYNEEECEFKCMCALFEMRGIFCRHAFAVCRMKKINALPEKYILDRWRKDLKRRYTLVKSSYDDLQGNADARRYEVVVKRCLKLARRVSQSDELYNAFLRLLDEFEHKLGGLTFESRPNSTNVEEKVVAEKGKKILNPHVVWGKGGTPTKRKVPVVEKVATKREKTDLQENL, from the exons ATGGACAAAGGGGATGATGGAAGGCCACCTAGGCCTACTACATCGATGCCATTGATCCAG GGATATTACGGTCCTGTAAATCCATATTACCCGCCATTTATGATGCCTCAAAATACATATCCGTTCCCTTGGGGTAGCCAG CATCCGTTGATGCCACCTCTTGGACCACCTCTACCTTACCATGCGTTGAATAATCCTGAGGAGTTGAGAAAATTTCAAGAGACTGGCCAg CATCCGTTGATGCCACCTGTTCAACCGACTCTACCCTACCCTTTGTTGATACCACCTCTTGGACCAACTTTACCCTACCCTCTATCGAGTAATCCGGAGGAGTTAAGAAGATCTCAAGAGACTAGCCag CATCCATCGATGCCACCTCTTGGACCAACTCTACCCTACCCTCCATCGAGTAATCCGGAGGAATTAAGAAGATTTCAAGAGACCGGCAAG CATATGTCGATGCCACCTCTTGGACCAACTCTACCCAACCCTTCGTCAAGTAATctagaaaagttaaaaaagtttcAAGAGGCTAGCCAG CATCCATTGATTCCATCTGGTGGACCAACTGTACCTTATACTTTGTCGAGTAATCCAGAGGAGTTAAAAAGATTTCAAGAGACTAAGCAG CATCCGTTGGTACCACCTCTTGGACCAACTCTTTCCTACCATTCGTCGAGTAATTCGGAAACATTTAGAAAATCTGAAGAGACCACAAAAAGCGTAAGTGATTCGTCCACCATGCCTAATAGTGCAGAAAGTGAGACAAATGTTGGAGGTACATCACACACGACTGGTCAAAGCTATGAGATTAATAGTG AGGATAAAGAAACAACATCCGACGTACGTAAAGAGTCAGAGGGGACTAATGATGTATCTAATGAGGATGAACGAGTTGAAATACCAAAGTTTGGTATGAAGTTTACCACTGAGAAAGAGCTTCTACCTTATTACAAACAATATGTCAAGCAAGCAGATAAAGGAGGTGGCGAAACATTTAGTGACTCAATTGATTGTCGGAAATTTATAGACAAAGTTGAACACTTAAGACTTGGTAAAGGAGGTGGCAAAGCACTTACTGACTACTTTGATAGAATGAGGAAGATGAATGATGGCTTTGTTTCTGATATGGATATGAATGACGAGATCAGAgtaaaaaatgtgttttgggcTGACGCACGTAGTCGAGCGGCATATGAATCTTTTGGCGATGTTATCACTTTCGATACGACGTACCTAACAAATAGGTACGGTACcccttttgttctttttttgggTGTAAATCATCATGGGCAATCTATACTATTAGGGACTGGCTTGATTTCAAGTGCGGACACAAGTACATTTGTTTGGTTGTTTCGAGCATGGTTAAAGTGCATGAATGGTCAGGCTCCCAAAGCCATAATAACAAATCAAGATTGGGCAATGAAGAGTGCTATTTCTACAGTATTTCCAGATACTCGTCATAGATATTGTCTCTGGCACATCATGCAAAAGCTGAAAGAAAAATTGGGATCTCATACCCAATTCAACACAGGGTTGAAGACTTCTATTCAGAGTGCTCTATATGACTCACAAACTTGTGGGGAGTTTGAGGACAAGTGGGGGCAACTACTTGATATGTACAATCTTCGTTCTAATGCATGGCTGCAAGGTTTGTACAACGAGAGGACTTTATGGGTACCAGTTTacttgaaaaatgtattttgggCCGATATGAGTATTACAAAACGGTCTGAAAGCATGCATGCTTTTTTCGAAGGGTTTGTGCATTCTGGTACAACGTTGAAGGAGCTTGTAAATCAATTTGACAATGCTCTAAGGAATAAGGTGAAGGTTGAGGTGACAGCTGATTTCAATTCCATCAACCAAACAATTCCTTGCATATCCCCGTTTGGCATTGAGAAGCAGTTtcaaatgatttatacaaatgCAAAGTTTAAGGAGGTCCAAGAAGAGGTGCTGGGGTTGATTTTATGTAATTGCACACTTGTTAACACTAAAGGTTATGTTTCTACATTTGATGTTTTGGATCAAATTTCCATTGATGAAGGCCATGTCAAAAATGTGCATTATTCAGTTTACTACAATGAAGAGGAATGCGAATTTAAATGCATGTGTGCATTGTTTGAAATGAGAGGAATTTTCTGTAGGCATGCATTTGCTGTATGTCGTATGAAGAAAATTAATGCATTGccggaaaaatatattttggatcgATGGAGAAAGGATTTAAAGAGGAGATACACATTGGTTAAAAGTAGCTATGATGACTTGCAGGGCAATGCCGATGCACGGAGGTATGAGGTTGTAGTGAAAAGATGTTTGAAATTAGCAAGGCGTGTATCCCAAAGTGATGAGCTTTACAATGCTTTTTTACGCCTGTTAGATGAATTTGAGCATAAACTTGGAGGCTTAACATTTGAGTCAAGACCCAACTCAACCAATGTTGAAGAAAAAGTGGTTGCGGAGAAAGGTAAAAAGATATTAAACCCACATGTTGTCTGGGGGAAAGGGGGAACCCCAACGAAAAGGAAGGTTCCAGTTGTAGAAAAGGTCGCAACCAAGAGAGAGAAAACag ACTTGCAGGAAAATCTTTGA
- the LOC122281514 gene encoding protein FAR1-RELATED SEQUENCE 4-like isoform X3, translating into MDKGDDGRPPRPTTSMPLIQGYYGPVNPYYPPFMMPQNTYPFPWGSQHPLMPPLGPPLPYHALNNPEELRKFQETGQHPLMPPVQPTLPYPLLIPPLGPTLPYPLSSNPEELRRSQETSQHPSMPPLGPTLPYPPSSNPEELRRFQETGKHMSMPPLGPTLPNPSSSNLEKLKKFQEASQHPLIPSGGPTVPYTLSSNPEELKRFQETKQHPLVPPLGPTLSYHSSSNSETFRKSEETTKSVSDSSTMPNSAESETNVGGTSHTTGQSYEINSEDKETTSDVRKESEGTNDVSNEDERVEIPKFGMKFTTEKELLPYYKQYVKQADKGGGETFSDSIDCRKFIDKVEHLRLGKGGGKALTDYFDRMRKMNDGFVSDMDMNDEIRVKNVFWADARSRAAYESFGDVITFDTTYLTNRYGTPFVLFLGVNHHGQSILLGTGLISSADTSTFVWLFRAWLKCMNGQAPKAIITNQDWAMKSAISTVFPDTRHRYCLWHIMQKLKEKLGSHTQFNTGLKTSIQSALYDSQTCGEFEDKWGQLLDMYNLRSNAWLQGLYNERTLWVPVYLKNVFWADMSITKRSESMHAFFEGFVHSGTTLKELVNQFDNALRNKVKVEVTADFNSINQTIPCISPFGIEKQFQMIYTNAKFKEVQEEVLGLILCNCTLVNTKGYVSTFDVLDQISIDEGHVKNVHYSVYYNEEECEFKCMCALFEMRGIFCRHAFAVCRMKKINALPEKYILDRWRKDLKRRYTLVKSSYDDLQGNADARRYEVVVKRCLKLARRVSQSDELYNAFLRLLDEFEHKLGGLTFESRPNSTNVEEKVVAEKGKKILNPHVVWGKGGTPTKRKVPVVEKVATKREKTEM; encoded by the exons ATGGACAAAGGGGATGATGGAAGGCCACCTAGGCCTACTACATCGATGCCATTGATCCAG GGATATTACGGTCCTGTAAATCCATATTACCCGCCATTTATGATGCCTCAAAATACATATCCGTTCCCTTGGGGTAGCCAG CATCCGTTGATGCCACCTCTTGGACCACCTCTACCTTACCATGCGTTGAATAATCCTGAGGAGTTGAGAAAATTTCAAGAGACTGGCCAg CATCCGTTGATGCCACCTGTTCAACCGACTCTACCCTACCCTTTGTTGATACCACCTCTTGGACCAACTTTACCCTACCCTCTATCGAGTAATCCGGAGGAGTTAAGAAGATCTCAAGAGACTAGCCag CATCCATCGATGCCACCTCTTGGACCAACTCTACCCTACCCTCCATCGAGTAATCCGGAGGAATTAAGAAGATTTCAAGAGACCGGCAAG CATATGTCGATGCCACCTCTTGGACCAACTCTACCCAACCCTTCGTCAAGTAATctagaaaagttaaaaaagtttcAAGAGGCTAGCCAG CATCCATTGATTCCATCTGGTGGACCAACTGTACCTTATACTTTGTCGAGTAATCCAGAGGAGTTAAAAAGATTTCAAGAGACTAAGCAG CATCCGTTGGTACCACCTCTTGGACCAACTCTTTCCTACCATTCGTCGAGTAATTCGGAAACATTTAGAAAATCTGAAGAGACCACAAAAAGCGTAAGTGATTCGTCCACCATGCCTAATAGTGCAGAAAGTGAGACAAATGTTGGAGGTACATCACACACGACTGGTCAAAGCTATGAGATTAATAGTG AGGATAAAGAAACAACATCCGACGTACGTAAAGAGTCAGAGGGGACTAATGATGTATCTAATGAGGATGAACGAGTTGAAATACCAAAGTTTGGTATGAAGTTTACCACTGAGAAAGAGCTTCTACCTTATTACAAACAATATGTCAAGCAAGCAGATAAAGGAGGTGGCGAAACATTTAGTGACTCAATTGATTGTCGGAAATTTATAGACAAAGTTGAACACTTAAGACTTGGTAAAGGAGGTGGCAAAGCACTTACTGACTACTTTGATAGAATGAGGAAGATGAATGATGGCTTTGTTTCTGATATGGATATGAATGACGAGATCAGAgtaaaaaatgtgttttgggcTGACGCACGTAGTCGAGCGGCATATGAATCTTTTGGCGATGTTATCACTTTCGATACGACGTACCTAACAAATAGGTACGGTACcccttttgttctttttttgggTGTAAATCATCATGGGCAATCTATACTATTAGGGACTGGCTTGATTTCAAGTGCGGACACAAGTACATTTGTTTGGTTGTTTCGAGCATGGTTAAAGTGCATGAATGGTCAGGCTCCCAAAGCCATAATAACAAATCAAGATTGGGCAATGAAGAGTGCTATTTCTACAGTATTTCCAGATACTCGTCATAGATATTGTCTCTGGCACATCATGCAAAAGCTGAAAGAAAAATTGGGATCTCATACCCAATTCAACACAGGGTTGAAGACTTCTATTCAGAGTGCTCTATATGACTCACAAACTTGTGGGGAGTTTGAGGACAAGTGGGGGCAACTACTTGATATGTACAATCTTCGTTCTAATGCATGGCTGCAAGGTTTGTACAACGAGAGGACTTTATGGGTACCAGTTTacttgaaaaatgtattttgggCCGATATGAGTATTACAAAACGGTCTGAAAGCATGCATGCTTTTTTCGAAGGGTTTGTGCATTCTGGTACAACGTTGAAGGAGCTTGTAAATCAATTTGACAATGCTCTAAGGAATAAGGTGAAGGTTGAGGTGACAGCTGATTTCAATTCCATCAACCAAACAATTCCTTGCATATCCCCGTTTGGCATTGAGAAGCAGTTtcaaatgatttatacaaatgCAAAGTTTAAGGAGGTCCAAGAAGAGGTGCTGGGGTTGATTTTATGTAATTGCACACTTGTTAACACTAAAGGTTATGTTTCTACATTTGATGTTTTGGATCAAATTTCCATTGATGAAGGCCATGTCAAAAATGTGCATTATTCAGTTTACTACAATGAAGAGGAATGCGAATTTAAATGCATGTGTGCATTGTTTGAAATGAGAGGAATTTTCTGTAGGCATGCATTTGCTGTATGTCGTATGAAGAAAATTAATGCATTGccggaaaaatatattttggatcgATGGAGAAAGGATTTAAAGAGGAGATACACATTGGTTAAAAGTAGCTATGATGACTTGCAGGGCAATGCCGATGCACGGAGGTATGAGGTTGTAGTGAAAAGATGTTTGAAATTAGCAAGGCGTGTATCCCAAAGTGATGAGCTTTACAATGCTTTTTTACGCCTGTTAGATGAATTTGAGCATAAACTTGGAGGCTTAACATTTGAGTCAAGACCCAACTCAACCAATGTTGAAGAAAAAGTGGTTGCGGAGAAAGGTAAAAAGATATTAAACCCACATGTTGTCTGGGGGAAAGGGGGAACCCCAACGAAAAGGAAGGTTCCAGTTGTAGAAAAGGTCGCAACCAAGAGAGAGAAAACag AAATGTGA